The Candidatus Nitrosocosmicus franklandus genome contains a region encoding:
- a CDS encoding Lrp/AsnC family transcriptional regulator: protein MKHNAFVLINCTLGSEAKVMDHIQDLEYVEKAYRVYGVYDIIVKVNANDKEDLQRKVLLIRRLDDIKSTLTLLEINTSN from the coding sequence ATGAAACATAATGCCTTTGTTTTGATAAATTGTACACTTGGATCAGAAGCAAAGGTAATGGACCATATACAAGATTTGGAATATGTAGAAAAAGCATATCGTGTATATGGTGTTTACGATATTATCGTAAAGGTAAATGCGAATGATAAGGAAGATCTACAGAGAAAGGTTCTTCTCATAAGACGATTAGACGATATAAAGTCTACTTTAACTTTACTCGAAATCAATACGTCTAACTGA
- a CDS encoding DUF3303 family protein — MSATFLVFYRFKTMTPEEAKKANEQWKEMKRSLPQGIELMGEYSHAWGTEYNGFLLFESETSDGFMDWWSSFKDSIRWYVDHTHTIIARRK; from the coding sequence ATGAGTGCTACCTTCTTAGTTTTCTATAGATTCAAGACTATGACACCGGAAGAGGCAAAAAAAGCAAATGAGCAATGGAAAGAAATGAAGCGAAGTTTACCACAGGGTATCGAATTGATGGGTGAATATAGTCATGCGTGGGGAACTGAATACAATGGCTTTTTGCTTTTTGAATCTGAAACCAGCGATGGTTTTATGGATTGGTGGTCGAGCTTCAAAGATAGTATTAGATGGTATGTAGACCATACTCACACGATTATTGCACGACGAAAATAG
- a CDS encoding glycosyltransferase: MKDKKWKIMYAVLLAIWLTVIFSTIYYWYTGNEILIDTDVNLYYVTLPPLVIIVLYIAVTCFILVTYLIMDKKVRSIQEKACEDFKDAIIKKNVLCSIIIAAHNEDTVIKRTVTELLKQTYQNIEIVVVCHNCSDNTFAEASVEDPRVRALDYRTKDSGKGIALNFGVSKSKGDYILVLDADGILSHDFVEKGLPLLEKYAAVQGRYVPSNRNYSFVTRLLSIEGDLWSTPYMTTRTALDKRGGLGGTGYILKKEILQEVGGFKNHLVDDYELTSRLLKKGYRIVFAPYCINYDEKPPTVEILLKQRARWAKGFIDLLKHQACEPTDILGIIFWLSPLVILAALGLFLTIGFGMIFNLIFGYFPFNYAAITINQWLLLTAFIWILQITVLIKEYGWKGLKYALFVPIYNSFVLYVFVVFVRAFTIKSWGATKTTHGFTTKSGNI, from the coding sequence TTGAAAGACAAGAAATGGAAAATAATGTACGCTGTATTATTGGCAATATGGCTTACTGTAATTTTTAGTACAATTTATTATTGGTATACAGGAAACGAGATTCTTATTGATACCGATGTAAATCTCTATTATGTAACTTTGCCACCTTTAGTGATTATTGTCTTGTATATTGCAGTAACGTGTTTCATTCTCGTGACATATCTTATAATGGATAAAAAGGTGAGATCGATTCAAGAAAAAGCTTGTGAAGATTTTAAAGATGCCATTATCAAAAAGAATGTATTGTGCTCTATAATTATAGCAGCACATAATGAAGACACCGTTATAAAAAGGACAGTAACAGAGCTTCTAAAACAAACATATCAGAATATAGAAATTGTTGTCGTATGCCATAACTGCAGTGACAATACTTTTGCTGAAGCTTCCGTCGAAGATCCACGAGTAAGGGCTTTAGATTATAGAACAAAGGATTCGGGTAAAGGAATCGCACTCAATTTTGGAGTTTCAAAATCGAAAGGCGATTACATTTTAGTCCTTGACGCAGATGGTATTTTAAGTCATGACTTTGTAGAAAAAGGGCTTCCACTATTAGAAAAATATGCTGCTGTACAAGGAAGATATGTACCTAGCAACAGGAATTATAGTTTTGTGACTAGACTATTGTCAATAGAAGGTGACCTGTGGTCAACTCCATATATGACTACTAGAACTGCGTTGGATAAACGAGGTGGCCTTGGTGGAACGGGTTACATTTTGAAAAAGGAGATCTTGCAAGAAGTTGGTGGATTTAAGAACCATTTAGTAGATGATTATGAACTTACTTCAAGATTATTGAAAAAAGGCTATAGAATAGTTTTTGCACCTTATTGTATTAACTATGACGAAAAGCCTCCCACCGTAGAAATTTTATTAAAACAAAGAGCCAGGTGGGCTAAGGGTTTTATTGATCTCTTGAAACATCAAGCCTGCGAACCTACTGATATCCTAGGTATCATTTTTTGGTTGAGTCCTTTAGTTATATTAGCAGCATTAGGGTTGTTCTTGACCATTGGATTTGGGATGATATTTAATCTAATATTTGGATACTTTCCTTTTAATTACGCAGCAATAACAATTAATCAATGGCTTTTGCTTACTGCTTTCATTTGGATCTTACAAATAACTGTATTAATAAAAGAATATGGGTGGAAAGGGCTAAAGTATGCACTATTTGTACCGATTTACAATTCTTTTGTGTTATACGTTTTTGTGGTTTTTGTGAGGGCATTCACCATAAAGTCTTGGGGGGCAACGAAAACAACACATGGCTTTACCACCAAGTCAGGTAACATTTGA
- a CDS encoding glycoside hydrolase family 26 protein, which yields MFESPPALQLMAFRPFATILLILVVLSSIFTSVFYFHQSIPRANMVAYGTTTTTISEANENSSEYMIKIAPPEIGVYHGANPGFGGSEDEVTADRIIDYQEISGKKLAWAYFSNNWIEDIEFPQESVETIDSLDVVPFIRMMPRTTFDQQEEDPVFTLQGIIDGDFDESLIDWAHAAKSTNIPLMVEFGTEVNGDWFPWSGLLNGGGETDEYGDPNIADGPERFRDAYRHIIDLFRNEEVNNITWVFHVFPFLEDSTINQDEESWNNVENYYPGDDYIDWIGTSVYGSIEPEKEWNSFREIMDRAYKELESISDSKPFAILELGIIEDPEMGNKSEWIQEALHLIENGTYPRVKAISYWNEKWENDGDIIDLTIDSTSDSLSTYRELISSPFFISSARSEYN from the coding sequence TTGTTCGAATCTCCACCAGCATTACAACTGATGGCCTTTAGACCCTTTGCAACAATATTATTAATTTTAGTTGTCTTGTCATCAATTTTTACCTCAGTATTTTATTTTCATCAATCAATTCCACGAGCTAATATGGTAGCATACGGTACTACTACCACCACTATTAGCGAAGCTAATGAGAATTCTTCTGAATACATGATAAAAATCGCGCCTCCTGAAATTGGAGTATACCATGGGGCCAACCCTGGTTTTGGGGGTTCTGAAGATGAAGTAACAGCAGATAGAATAATAGATTATCAAGAGATAAGCGGAAAGAAATTAGCTTGGGCTTATTTTTCTAATAATTGGATAGAGGACATTGAATTTCCACAAGAGTCTGTGGAAACTATAGATAGTTTGGACGTAGTCCCATTTATTAGAATGATGCCCAGGACTACATTTGATCAGCAAGAAGAGGATCCGGTCTTTACCCTTCAAGGAATAATTGATGGAGATTTTGATGAAAGCCTTATTGATTGGGCACATGCTGCTAAAAGTACCAATATACCGCTGATGGTTGAATTCGGCACAGAGGTTAATGGTGACTGGTTTCCATGGAGTGGTCTGCTCAATGGCGGTGGAGAGACAGATGAATATGGCGATCCAAATATTGCTGACGGTCCAGAAAGATTCCGTGATGCATATAGACACATTATAGATTTATTCAGAAATGAAGAAGTAAATAATATAACATGGGTATTCCACGTTTTTCCCTTTCTTGAAGATAGTACTATAAACCAAGATGAAGAGTCATGGAATAATGTAGAAAACTATTATCCTGGAGATGATTATATAGATTGGATAGGTACAAGCGTGTATGGATCAATTGAACCAGAAAAGGAATGGAATTCGTTCAGAGAGATCATGGATAGGGCATACAAAGAATTAGAATCTATATCCGATAGTAAACCATTTGCAATATTGGAGCTAGGAATAATTGAAGACCCAGAAATGGGAAACAAAAGCGAATGGATACAAGAGGCCCTACATTTGATCGAGAATGGAACTTATCCCAGAGTCAAGGCAATAAGCTATTGGAATGAAAAATGGGAAAATGATGGCGATATCATAGATTTAACTATTGATTCAACCTCAGACTCATTAAGTACATACAGAGAATTAATATCGTCACCATTCTTTATATCATCTGCGCGTTCCGAGTACAATTAA
- the wecB gene encoding non-hydrolyzing UDP-N-acetylglucosamine 2-epimerase encodes MKLVTIAGTRPEIIKLAYLVPLLNTHFDHKFVYTGQHFSPNMSDIFIDELNVKPDYDLQSNTSDIPIIRDKLFSLLRDLNPDYVVVYGDTNSSMAAALAARDINSKIIHVEAGVRDFDLHVPEEPLRIQIDEMSDYLFSPSNFCTTVLSYENTRGKIFTTGNLVVDVCKDLSKIANSRKISDSMPKEYLLLTLHRPENVDNQQNLKLLMNHISSTDYPVMFPVHPRTRKNLENFNIQVPSNVTIMNPLGYMDFLALMSNSKLILTDSGGIQEESITIKKPCITLRHTSARWETILLKANILFPPDREDNLHEVIKAMINAKINKNPYGENVAQKIVEILKTELT; translated from the coding sequence ATGAAGTTAGTTACTATTGCAGGGACTAGACCTGAAATAATCAAACTAGCATATTTGGTCCCATTGTTAAATACCCATTTTGACCATAAATTTGTTTACACGGGTCAACATTTTTCCCCAAATATGAGTGACATATTTATAGATGAATTAAACGTAAAACCTGATTATGATCTTCAGTCCAATACCTCAGATATTCCAATCATAAGAGATAAGTTATTCTCTCTGTTGCGCGATTTAAATCCAGATTATGTAGTAGTCTATGGAGACACTAACTCTAGCATGGCTGCAGCCTTGGCAGCCAGGGATATCAATAGTAAAATTATTCACGTTGAGGCAGGAGTCAGGGATTTTGACTTACATGTACCTGAAGAACCACTTAGGATTCAAATAGATGAGATGTCTGATTATTTATTTTCTCCTTCTAACTTCTGTACAACTGTATTATCATATGAAAATACGAGGGGGAAAATATTTACTACTGGGAATTTAGTAGTGGATGTTTGCAAGGATCTTTCAAAAATTGCTAACTCAAGAAAAATCTCGGATTCTATGCCAAAGGAATATCTGTTACTGACTCTACATAGACCAGAAAACGTGGACAACCAACAAAATCTAAAATTATTAATGAATCATATTTCGTCTACTGATTATCCTGTTATGTTTCCAGTTCATCCAAGAACTAGAAAGAACTTGGAGAATTTTAATATTCAGGTTCCTTCAAATGTGACAATTATGAATCCTCTTGGATACATGGATTTCCTTGCTTTGATGTCAAACTCAAAACTGATCCTAACAGACTCTGGAGGTATTCAAGAGGAATCTATTACCATTAAGAAGCCTTGCATTACGTTGAGACACACATCAGCAAGATGGGAAACCATTTTACTTAAAGCAAATATTTTGTTCCCGCCCGACAGAGAAGATAACTTACACGAAGTAATAAAAGCAATGATCAACGCAAAAATAAACAAGAATCCTTACGGTGAAAATGTTGCCCAAAAAATAGTTGAAATTCTGAAAACAGAGCTCACTTGA
- a CDS encoding virginiamycin B lyase family protein, whose translation MPNNQNDRTAITSSFSGNEIYFIESNSNTIGRLVPETNTITEWTIPTPNGYPTSVMYHPSGNVYFIESNSNTIGRLVPETNTITEWTIQSNTSSLDSIALGFTGSDEIYFADSNSNTIGRLAPTTNLVTQWDVPTPNSHPTSIKFDRTTGNVYFIESNSNTIGRLAPFSSEFTEWKLQEKPVALEVDSAGNVHYINENGTKIVRMD comes from the coding sequence ATGCCTAACAATCAAAATGACCGCACTGCTATTACCAGTTCATTTAGTGGTAACGAAATATATTTCATAGAAAGTAATTCAAATACGATTGGAAGACTTGTTCCAGAAACTAATACAATTACAGAATGGACCATACCTACTCCCAATGGTTATCCTACTTCAGTAATGTATCATCCGTCCGGTAATGTATATTTCATAGAAAGTAATTCAAATACGATTGGAAGACTTGTTCCAGAAACTAATACAATTACAGAATGGACCATACAGTCAAATACCTCCAGTTTAGACTCTATTGCACTTGGTTTCACTGGGAGCGATGAAATTTATTTTGCTGACAGCAATTCAAATACGATCGGAAGACTTGCCCCAACGACCAACCTTGTTACCCAGTGGGATGTACCTACTCCAAACAGTCATCCGACTTCAATCAAGTTTGATCGTACTACCGGTAATGTATATTTCATAGAAAGTAATTCAAATACGATTGGAAGACTTGCCCCATTTTCTAGCGAATTTACTGAATGGAAATTACAGGAAAAACCTGTAGCTCTTGAAGTTGACTCGGCCGGAAATGTACATTATATCAACGAGAATGGTACTAAAATTGTCAGAATGGATTAA
- a CDS encoding UDP-3-O-(3-hydroxymyristoyl)glucosamine N-acyltransferase — protein sequence MTIDVSKELNDLGYEFESKGSSKVYEAKFSSITDANPTDISFCYYDGDKAINYISRSNAGIILCKNSIRDKINPKDGQCLYFLENPRLAFVQLFHKYNDTKDVRQISQCAILHESAKVGKDCTIGAYSVVDKDCIVGDNCIIGNRVSLRNCVIGNNCIIQSGTVIGEDGFAYERYENNELLQFPHIGKVIIGDNVEICANCSIARGSLSNTIIDDGTKLDALVHIAHNVKIGKNCELTAGTVIGGSTVVGNSTWTGLNSTLKDNIRVGNNVIVGAGAMVIKDVEDKDIVAGVPAKSIKNKTSTNLTFLMAGQKD from the coding sequence ATGACTATTGACGTCAGTAAAGAGTTAAATGATTTAGGATATGAGTTTGAATCAAAAGGTAGTTCCAAAGTATACGAAGCCAAATTTTCTTCGATTACAGATGCAAATCCAACGGACATTAGTTTTTGTTATTATGACGGAGATAAAGCTATAAATTATATATCCAGATCAAACGCAGGGATTATTTTATGCAAGAATTCAATAAGAGACAAAATCAATCCCAAGGATGGGCAATGTCTTTATTTTTTGGAAAACCCTCGTCTTGCCTTTGTTCAGTTATTTCATAAATACAATGATACGAAAGATGTACGGCAAATTTCTCAATGCGCAATATTGCATGAATCAGCAAAGGTAGGTAAAGATTGTACCATTGGAGCTTATTCTGTAGTTGACAAAGACTGCATTGTCGGTGATAATTGTATTATAGGCAATAGAGTAAGTTTAAGGAATTGTGTTATTGGAAACAACTGTATTATACAATCCGGAACTGTTATCGGAGAAGATGGATTTGCCTATGAAAGATACGAGAATAATGAATTGTTACAATTTCCTCACATTGGTAAAGTCATAATAGGCGATAATGTAGAAATTTGTGCGAATTGCTCTATTGCAAGGGGATCCTTGTCAAATACAATTATCGATGATGGAACCAAATTAGATGCTTTAGTGCATATAGCACACAATGTGAAAATAGGTAAGAACTGCGAACTCACAGCTGGCACAGTAATTGGAGGCAGTACAGTGGTAGGTAATTCAACTTGGACCGGCCTAAATTCAACGCTTAAAGACAATATAAGAGTAGGTAATAATGTAATAGTTGGTGCTGGTGCTATGGTGATAAAGGATGTTGAGGACAAAGATATCGTTGCTGGAGTTCCTGCAAAGTCCATAAAGAATAAAACAAGCACCAATTTGACTTTTCTAATGGCGGGTCAAAAAGATTAA
- a CDS encoding PQQ-dependent sugar dehydrogenase, with protein sequence MPKSNNTQYIYLTLIISFSFMLSPLFSDSYASNAISQVNESSNTKTTVFGCEPTPNPGVLHCDPFRSEFESNTTTYTSNKISDITREPIYVDGKDGKAIHFIDLYREYVEIPQSELFNSSEITVSFWMKETDRDKPHVDQNVQESPNAHVISHTNIDGDNGWYFDYNYDDQSVHFVVTDTSGGLTTSDSIPVSNASFTQIAATFDGSQIGIYRDGELLQTLSYSGNYSAAHPLPIHIGSASHCNSCNELSGNVDDVQLFNRALSEDEVKQIYLEMENGETQVSNSNSPTGLVGHWSFDNTLDDLSIHKNNAKMFTLLSSLATTPDDRILISEKNTGKIRIIQGGILLERPFAVINDSYIGWEQGLLGIVVDPDFKENHYVYLYYTSTSGEGSNPVNKVIRFTEKDNIAVNSTVIIDGLPAGIGYHSGGAMAFGPDGKLYITVGDATEEEKTQDISSLLGKVLRINKDGSIPADNPFPDSPIFTIGHRNMYGIAFDHKDGIGIVTENGDELYDEINILKKGGNYGYPTYQLPNTPPELSESNWDIKPLRAYLYPQGPTQAIYYDHDKFPSLKDNFIFGTYTGDIYGIHINETSETIDSERRILLDHYPFEAINGIAQTSDGNIFFGAHHLYMLNSISKEDDIVQELFPITITRPINIDIDKVYASINASVELQMSSTPSDSESNNTQYVKIKMPKAIINKIENVVYGSLSERENSQGIPFYVADIDAKYIEITIPLEFNVSNTRLTINSEDIGVT encoded by the coding sequence TTGCCCAAATCAAATAATACTCAATATATCTACTTGACACTGATCATATCATTCTCTTTTATGTTATCGCCATTATTTTCAGATTCTTATGCTAGTAACGCCATTAGCCAAGTTAATGAATCATCAAACACTAAAACAACTGTATTTGGATGCGAACCTACACCTAATCCCGGAGTTCTTCATTGCGATCCATTTAGAAGCGAATTTGAAAGTAACACTACTACCTACACTAGTAATAAGATAAGCGATATAACAAGAGAACCCATCTATGTAGATGGAAAAGATGGAAAAGCGATACATTTTATTGATTTATACAGAGAATATGTAGAAATCCCTCAAAGCGAATTATTTAACTCCTCTGAAATCACTGTTTCCTTTTGGATGAAGGAGACTGATAGGGATAAGCCGCATGTAGACCAAAACGTTCAAGAAAGTCCTAACGCCCATGTTATTTCTCATACAAACATAGATGGCGATAATGGATGGTATTTTGATTATAATTATGATGATCAGTCTGTTCACTTTGTTGTAACTGATACGTCTGGCGGTTTGACGACTTCAGATAGCATACCTGTTTCAAATGCGTCGTTTACTCAAATTGCGGCTACCTTTGACGGCTCGCAAATCGGGATTTACAGAGATGGAGAGTTGCTACAAACTTTGAGTTATAGCGGAAATTACAGTGCTGCGCACCCCCTTCCTATACACATTGGATCAGCATCGCATTGTAATTCATGCAATGAATTGTCTGGAAACGTAGATGATGTTCAATTATTCAATCGTGCACTTTCTGAGGACGAAGTTAAGCAAATATACTTAGAAATGGAAAATGGTGAAACGCAGGTTAGTAATTCAAATTCGCCTACAGGTCTTGTAGGACATTGGTCATTTGATAATACTTTGGATGATCTCTCTATCCACAAGAACAATGCGAAAATGTTTACTTTACTTTCAAGTTTGGCAACTACTCCTGATGATAGGATCTTGATTTCTGAAAAGAATACGGGAAAGATAAGAATAATTCAGGGGGGTATACTATTAGAGAGACCTTTTGCAGTAATTAATGATTCATATATTGGATGGGAACAAGGATTATTAGGTATCGTTGTAGATCCTGATTTCAAAGAAAATCATTATGTCTATTTGTATTATACATCTACTTCGGGAGAAGGAAGCAATCCCGTCAACAAGGTAATCAGATTTACCGAGAAAGATAACATTGCAGTTAATAGTACAGTAATAATAGATGGATTGCCGGCCGGCATAGGTTATCATTCTGGTGGTGCAATGGCCTTTGGTCCAGACGGCAAGCTATACATCACAGTTGGAGATGCAACAGAGGAAGAAAAAACCCAGGATATTTCTTCCCTCTTGGGCAAAGTACTTCGAATAAATAAGGATGGCTCTATACCGGCGGACAATCCCTTTCCAGACTCCCCTATTTTCACCATAGGGCATAGGAATATGTATGGTATTGCTTTTGATCATAAAGACGGAATAGGTATAGTTACTGAGAATGGTGATGAACTCTATGATGAAATTAACATACTAAAGAAGGGGGGTAATTATGGATATCCTACATATCAACTACCAAATACACCGCCAGAACTCTCAGAGTCCAATTGGGATATTAAACCTTTAAGGGCATATTTGTATCCACAAGGCCCCACTCAAGCCATTTACTATGACCACGATAAATTTCCATCCTTGAAAGATAATTTTATTTTTGGAACTTATACGGGAGACATATACGGTATTCACATAAACGAGACATCTGAAACCATAGATTCCGAACGACGGATCTTATTGGATCACTATCCGTTCGAAGCTATTAATGGCATAGCACAGACTAGTGATGGAAATATCTTTTTTGGGGCACATCACTTGTACATGTTGAACTCGATTTCAAAAGAAGATGACATCGTACAAGAATTGTTTCCAATAACTATAACGAGACCCATTAACATAGATATTGACAAGGTATATGCATCCATAAATGCCTCGGTAGAATTACAGATGAGCTCTACACCTAGCGATTCTGAATCAAATAATACCCAGTATGTCAAAATAAAGATGCCTAAGGCGATTATTAATAAAATAGAAAATGTAGTCTATGGGTCATTGTCAGAAAGAGAGAATAGTCAAGGGATCCCATTCTATGTAGCCGATATTGACGCCAAGTATATCGAAATAACCATACCTCTGGAGTTCAATGTTTCAAATACCAGATTGACTATTAATAGTGAAGATATCGGGGTAACATAA
- a CDS encoding RDD family protein produces the protein MTENRNGDNNPSKNSNQKYSREILLAKWEDRFVAWLIDFIIISIVANILFYIFTAHYSFPFWGIYINGENGIGIRQPYEYFAASSIFFVYWVILEFLTGQTIGKRVVNIKTTNLFGERANITNIAIEVFGKSFLLPIDIILGLIFSSKRRQRIFSKVSGTIVIKLKKTDEDENESIRYVKDH, from the coding sequence ATGACTGAAAATAGGAATGGAGACAATAATCCATCAAAGAATTCAAACCAAAAATATTCTAGGGAGATACTATTGGCTAAATGGGAAGATAGATTCGTGGCCTGGCTAATTGATTTTATAATAATTTCAATAGTTGCAAACATATTGTTCTATATTTTTACGGCACATTATTCCTTTCCATTTTGGGGGATTTATATTAACGGCGAAAATGGGATCGGTATAAGACAACCATATGAATACTTTGCAGCAAGTTCAATTTTCTTCGTATATTGGGTGATACTAGAATTTTTGACAGGACAAACAATAGGAAAAAGAGTTGTCAACATTAAAACCACGAATTTATTTGGCGAAAGAGCCAATATTACGAACATTGCAATAGAAGTATTCGGGAAATCATTTCTTTTACCTATTGATATAATCTTAGGATTGATCTTTTCAAGTAAAAGAAGGCAACGGATATTCAGCAAGGTAAGTGGAACTATAGTAATAAAATTGAAAAAGACTGATGAAGATGAAAACGAATCTATAAGATATGTGAAGGACCACTAG
- a CDS encoding response regulator transcription factor, whose protein sequence is MQWSLTEINLNAVELDKIRVLIVDEQHVELSHTQDSVEGMEFTLCNSLSNAFDVIDNQQVDVVLCNMNAPPKFLREFFQKYNQRVPIVAFSSIDDPKLAYLAAMLKARDIVFSKQLNYKDISQTLKKVRSEWIEEQQGKMIDGFLQEPQNRVILRELLVSDLPISQRIVSKCVNEIPIDDSIRKAYGIKSNEILTKNPEILEKMVKMKIVVKENIGQTIACANCDSVNIYANYHCPNCNNSRFKRKELFFHKLCNLMITLKKYSNSGEIFCPNCMIYFENTNSNSYTVLGFECVHCNKKFATPSILYNCNDCNYEKFTLNSAKWIDLYSFKIRDEHINKLKNNFFSLMQLEDFLTQSGFAVKHYDRYTENHDSFGPFDLIAYSPMRMLIFITLGNDLTRNIEKILEIEKLSTVSKKNIKTFAISKIRPVNSIQNLLKKFNIDSICEDENKDIKSILIKSLTPRIF, encoded by the coding sequence ATGCAATGGAGTTTAACTGAAATCAATTTAAATGCTGTTGAATTAGATAAAATAAGGGTACTTATTGTAGATGAACAGCATGTCGAATTATCGCATACACAAGATTCCGTTGAGGGCATGGAATTTACATTATGCAATTCATTATCAAATGCATTTGATGTTATAGATAATCAACAGGTTGACGTCGTATTATGCAATATGAATGCACCGCCAAAGTTCCTAAGAGAATTTTTCCAAAAATATAATCAGAGAGTACCAATAGTAGCATTTTCATCCATTGACGATCCGAAATTAGCTTATTTGGCGGCCATGCTAAAAGCTAGAGACATCGTATTCTCAAAACAACTAAATTATAAAGACATCTCTCAAACGTTGAAAAAAGTTAGATCGGAATGGATCGAGGAACAGCAAGGAAAAATGATAGATGGCTTTCTGCAAGAACCACAGAATAGAGTAATTTTGAGAGAATTATTAGTTTCAGATTTACCCATCAGTCAAAGGATTGTATCAAAGTGTGTTAATGAAATTCCAATCGATGATTCAATAAGAAAAGCATATGGAATAAAATCTAATGAAATATTAACTAAAAATCCAGAAATCTTAGAAAAAATGGTCAAAATGAAAATTGTAGTCAAGGAGAATATCGGTCAAACTATTGCGTGTGCTAACTGTGATTCTGTAAATATTTATGCCAATTATCATTGCCCTAATTGTAATAATAGTAGATTCAAAAGAAAGGAACTATTCTTCCACAAACTATGCAATCTAATGATCACATTAAAAAAGTATTCCAATTCTGGCGAGATCTTTTGCCCTAATTGTATGATCTATTTCGAAAATACCAACTCTAACTCTTATACCGTTCTGGGATTCGAATGTGTACATTGCAATAAGAAATTCGCTACTCCTTCTATACTTTATAATTGCAATGACTGTAATTACGAAAAATTTACTCTGAATTCAGCCAAATGGATTGATCTCTACAGTTTTAAGATACGTGATGAGCACATCAACAAACTGAAGAATAATTTCTTCTCATTAATGCAACTAGAGGATTTCTTGACGCAATCAGGATTTGCCGTGAAACATTATGATCGGTACACCGAAAATCACGACTCTTTTGGCCCCTTTGATTTAATTGCATATTCTCCGATGAGGATGCTCATATTCATTACATTAGGCAATGACCTCACTCGCAACATAGAGAAGATCCTTGAAATTGAAAAGTTATCTACAGTGTCGAAAAAGAACATAAAAACATTTGCAATATCTAAAATACGTCCCGTAAATTCGATTCAGAATTTATTAAAGAAATTTAACATAGATTCGATATGCGAAGATGAAAACAAGGATATAAAGAGCATTCTGATCAAAAGTTTAACTCCGCGTATTTTTTAA
- a CDS encoding PIG-L deacetylase family protein encodes MNILAIGAHPDDIELGCGGTLLKAARSGVNVFMYIVTRGSSAGSVVKRSNEIISSAKYIGAKAIWIDDYEDSAVYLTKELINSIEFFIRKTQADVIYTHPIKDNHHDHRAICEATVEAGRFTPNIFAYENPSTKNFAPVLYSDISDVILEKIRLIELYGSQKSKVFLSSNSVKAVAEHRAIQTRLDPKLTHVEAFEVLKMMMNTDHTLLPTRRLAEDLKPSRDIIEYIS; translated from the coding sequence GTGAATATTCTAGCGATTGGAGCACATCCGGACGATATTGAACTTGGATGTGGAGGAACGTTACTAAAAGCAGCTAGAAGTGGTGTCAATGTCTTCATGTATATAGTAACACGTGGTTCAAGTGCTGGATCAGTAGTTAAACGCTCCAATGAGATCATAAGTTCGGCAAAGTACATTGGAGCCAAAGCAATATGGATTGATGACTATGAAGATTCGGCAGTCTATTTAACCAAGGAATTGATTAATTCTATCGAGTTTTTTATCCGTAAAACTCAGGCAGATGTCATCTATACACATCCAATAAAAGACAACCATCACGACCATAGAGCAATTTGTGAAGCAACTGTTGAGGCAGGACGATTTACCCCCAATATTTTTGCATATGAGAATCCATCAACAAAGAATTTTGCACCAGTCTTGTATAGTGACATCTCTGATGTTATACTTGAAAAGATTAGGTTAATCGAGCTTTATGGATCTCAAAAATCAAAGGTATTTCTCAGTTCGAATTCAGTCAAGGCGGTAGCTGAACATAGAGCAATACAAACACGTCTTGATCCTAAATTGACTCACGTGGAAGCATTCGAAGTCTTAAAAATGATGATGAACACGGATCATACTTTGTTACCTACAAGACGGCTTGCAGAAGATCTCAAACCTTCTCGAGATATTATAGAATATATATCATAA